TTGCCAGGGCGATGGATGAGCAGGAGTTCAGCACGGAACGCTGGATAGAAATACCGGATGAGGTTCAGGAAATCTACAAAATGTGGAGACCCACGCCGATGTATCGCGCATTCCGGCTGGAGAAGGCGCTGGATACTCCGGCTCACATCTATTACAAATACGAAGGCGTCAGCCCGGCCGGAAGTCACAAACTGAATACCGCCGTGGCTCAGGCCTATTATAACAAGAAGGAAGGAATCAAACGCCTTTCTACAGAGACCGGCGCTGGTCAGTGGGGAAGCGCCCTTTCCATGGCCTGCCAGTTCTTCGGGCTTGAGTGCAAGGTCTATATGGTCAAGGTCAGCTATTTCCAGAAGCCCTATCGCCGAATCCTGATGGAAACTTTCGGGGCCAAGGTCGTGCCGAGCCCAAGCCCGGATACCGCCATCGGTCGCAAGATTCTGGAGGAAAACCCGAATTCCGATGGAAGCCTTGGCATTGCCATCAGCGAAGCGTGCGAGGACGCTTTCAGCCGCGATGATACGCACTATACTCTGGGGAGCGTGGTCAATCACGTCCTGCTTCACCAGACGCTGCTGGGACTGGAATCTCAGAAGCAACTGGAGAAGGTCGGCGTCTATCCCGATATGCTCGTGGGCTGTGTCGGTGGCGGCTCAAACTTCGCCGGATTATTCTTGCCCTACATGAAGGATAAGATCTCTGGAGCGAAGAAGAACCTTCAGGTGATCTGCGTTGAACCTACCGCCTGCCCAAGCATGACCAAAGGTCTCTATGCCTGGGATTATGGGGATGTGGCCGGAATGGCGCCGATTGCCATGATGGATACTTTGGGGCATGCCTTCATGCCTGCGCCGGTGCACGCCGGCGGCTTGCGCTATCATGGCATGGCTCCAATTGTTTCGCACCTTCACAAGCTGGGGTTCATTGAGGCTCGTGCCGTCAATCAGATTCCCACTTTCCAGGCAGCGATTCAGTTTGCTCATTCAGAGGGAATTGTGCCAGCGCCGGAACCGGCAC
The sequence above is drawn from the Dehalococcoidia bacterium genome and encodes:
- a CDS encoding TrpB-like pyridoxal phosphate-dependent enzyme; this translates as MDTKILLTEKEMPTSWYNIQADLPKPLPPLRHPATTEITRLPPPLFARAMDEQEFSTERWIEIPDEVQEIYKMWRPTPMYRAFRLEKALDTPAHIYYKYEGVSPAGSHKLNTAVAQAYYNKKEGIKRLSTETGAGQWGSALSMACQFFGLECKVYMVKVSYFQKPYRRILMETFGAKVVPSPSPDTAIGRKILEENPNSDGSLGIAISEACEDAFSRDDTHYTLGSVVNHVLLHQTLLGLESQKQLEKVGVYPDMLVGCVGGGSNFAGLFLPYMKDKISGAKKNLQVICVEPTACPSMTKGLYAWDYGDVAGMAPIAMMDTLGHAFMPAPVHAGGLRYHGMAPIVSHLHKLGFIEARAVNQIPTFQAAIQFAHSEGIVPAPEPAHAIRVVIDEALKCKQEGKKKNIVMLLSGHGHFDLSAYEQYLSGKLQNYEYPKELIDKALKELPKVKE